In a genomic window of Macrobrachium nipponense isolate FS-2020 chromosome 10, ASM1510439v2, whole genome shotgun sequence:
- the LOC135223978 gene encoding craniofacial development protein 2-like, producing MTRRGRAIADLMKTRRVDILCEGRNGVGIILSSEMKNEIFEVNRRNDRNIWVRLMVENCTVNIFSAYAPQIGCSDEEKDRFWSDLEEEIEKVPADEKCLVSGDLNGHLGQNNHVISHTHGSYGYD from the coding sequence ATGACAAGAAGAGGGCGGGCAATAGCTGACCTCATGAAAACAAGACGAGTAGATATTCTCTGCGAAGGCAGAAATGGTGTTGGAATAATTCTGTCAAgtgaaatgaagaatgaaatCTTTGAAGTAAATAGAAGAAATGATAGGAATATCTGGGTCAGGCTGATGGTTGAAAATTGCACTGTTAACATCTTTAGTGCATATGCACCCCAGATAGGATGctcagatgaagagaaagatcGCTTTTGGTCAGACTTAGAGGAGGAAATTGAAAAGGTACCAGCAGATGAAAAATGCCTTGTCAGCGGAGATCTGAATGGGCATTTAGGCCAGAATAACCATGTGATCAGCCATACTCATGGTAGCTATGGCTATGATTAA